In Chrysiogenes arsenatis DSM 11915, the sequence CGCAATTTGCTGAATTACGTGGCATGGGGCGCAGCTACTTACTTGCCTGATGGCAGTTGTGGCTGTTTTGCCTTTGCTACACCACTCTCCTTTGACTTAACCGTTACCACACTTTTTTTGCCACTTGTTGTTGGAAAACCGATAGTTATTTATCCTGAATCCGTCAGCATCGACGAAGCGTTGGAACATGCACTTGATCCGCGCACGCCGGTTGACAGCCTGAAAATTACCCCTTCACATGTTTCGTTGATAGAACATCTCCCGCTTTCCCGAACCAATGTCGCCTTAGCAGTTGTCGGAGGTGAGCAGTTCACTCGTGAGCAGATGCTGCGGTTGGAATCGCTGAATCCTGCGATGCGTATTATCAATGAGTACGGCCCCACCGAAACGACGGTCGGCTGTATTATTGCCGAAGTACACAGTCGTGACGAACGGGTCAGTATTGGCGTTCCGATTGCCAATACTGGGGCATATGTACTTGATGGAAATCGTGAGTTGGTGCCGTATGGCGTAAAAGGCGAGTTGTGCATTGCAGGAGTGGGGGTTGGGAATGGGTATCTGAACCGTCCTGAGCTTACGGCACAAAAGTTTATCGCTCATCCGTTTCAGCCCGATGAGCGGATGTATTGCACTGGCGACCTTGCTTTGCGGCGACCGGATGGCCAGTTTGAGTGTTTTGGTCGTCGTGACGGGCAGGTGAAAATCCGTGGGTATCGCATTGAACTTGGTGAAATTGAAACGACACTTTTGGCGCTTGATGGCGTGAAAGAAGCAACCGTATTGGTACGCGATATTCAAGGGGCTCAGGAAATAGTGGCGTTTGTGACGGGTGAGCCTGAGGCGTGCGGTACGGCTCGTGATAGCCTTTTACTACGACTACCAGCCTATATGGTGCCATTTGTTGTCGTGCGGTTGGACGCTTTCCCGCTCACCACGAATGGCAAGATTGACCGCAACGCGTTGGTAAAACATCATTTGCCGCAGACCGCAATAACAGAAAAGTCCGCAGCAAAACATATTTCTGCTCCGATATTGAGCGAAGCCGGTACACGTATTGCCGCTGTGTGGAGCGATGTGTTAGGGATGGAAAACATAGACCCAGAAGAGAATTTCTTTGCTCTTGGTGGTCAAAGTTTGAAGGCGATGGCAGTTATTGGCCGGCTACAAAAAGAATATGGATTTGACATTAAGCTGCGTGATTTTTTTGCCTCACCAACGATTAGCGCATTAAGCGCCGTGGTTGAGTCGCGTCGTCAGCAGAAACTCGTGCCAATTACGCGACACGATTCACATGCGTTGACTCCACTTTCACATGGACAAAAACGATTTTGGCTCCTTGACCAAACGGCGAATGGCAGTGCGGCATACAATATGTCTGGTGCGTGGCTTCTGGTTGGAGCGTTGAAGAGTGAGGCGCTCAAACAAGCCTTCTTTGCTGTAAGCAACCGTCATGAGGCTTTACGCACTTCGTTTGTGCTCCACGCCGGTCAACCAAGGCAATGTGTGGCTCAACAGGTTGAAATTCCGATCCGTGAAGTTGACATGCGCGATGCCGTCAATGCTGAAGCGGAAGCCAAAAAACTGGTACGACAAGATGGAGTGACGCCATTTAACCTTACCCAATCGCCTTTAATGCGAGTTTTATTGATCAAATTGCCCGCCGATACATCAGGGATCCCGCGTACGGTAGTATGTGTAACGCTGCACCACATCATCGCCGATGGGTGGTCTGTTGGCATTCTCATGCAGGAAATTTCGCAACTGTACGCAGGGGAAAACCCAGCCGCTCGTGTGCCGCTACCAATCACCTATCGCGATTATGTCCTTTGGCATAACGCCTTCATTGCAAGCGAAAGCGGCCAATCGGCACGCGCGTATTGGATGGAAGCGCTCACTGGTGATATTGAGCCACTGCATCTACCAACCGATTTTCCCCGTCCGGAACGCCTCAGTGACGCCGGTGCCAGCGTTCCCTGCTGTATGGGAGACGAGTTATCACAGCGCATACGTCACTTGGCAGCAACTCGACAGGTGACACTCTTTACCGTGCTGCTGGCGGCAATTACAACCCTACTCCATGTGCGCAGCGGGCAGCAGGATATAATAGTTGGCACACCAGTTTCCGGTCGGGAACACCCAGATTTAGTACGTTGCGTTGGGTTGTTTTTGAACACGCTGGCACTGCGCAACACGGTTGTGCCGGAGCTGAGTTTTGAGCAATTGCTCGCCAATGTAAAATCTACGGTGGAAAAAGGGTTTTCGCATCAGGAGTATCCATTTGATATGATGGTTGAAGCGCTGGGAGTACAGCCAGAAGCAGGGAGAAATCCCTTGTTCGACGTGCTGTTTGTTTTGCAGAACACCGAACCGGTGGAGCTATCGCTTCCATCACTCAGGGTAACACCTTTTACGGAAGGGGCGCTGGCCAGTAAATGTGACCTGATGTTTGACTTTGTGGATGATGATGTTCTTAGCGGTACGCTTGAATACAGTGCCGACCTCTATCGGCCAGAAACGGTTATTGACTACGGGGACTCATTGAAGAGGGTGTTGGAAATAGTAACGGCACATCCGGCTGTGTGTGTGGGTGAAATTGAACGTTTGCTGGTAGTTCCTGCTGAGAGTATATCCACAAAGAATCTCAAGAATGAGGCTATCGCCGAGATAAGCGAGGAGTTTTAAATCACGGCTCAGATGCTTCAAACCCATACAGCATCTGAGCGCCGTGATTATCGCGTTAACAGTTTGGGTACGTTTGATGCGTCCAGCAAGAGTTCCGGTGGAAATCCGATGATCAGGTTGCCCCAATGCTTGTGATCGAGGAAAATCGGCAACGCTAAATCGTTGAGGATTTCACCCGTATCGCGTACGTATGACTGAAGCAGGAATGGGGCAGTATTAGCGGCGCGCCGTTTTTCGGTTTCGTTCGCGTTGTAGATCCGTTGATGGCGACTATAGCGGAGGTTTTCATCGGGATTTTGCCCCATAGGACGCGAAAATTCGCTGTGGTGGATCGGCAAATACCCATTTACATCGACGACTAAGGCGTAGAGAACACCAGGAATGCTTGCTTTCCACTCATCGCATCGCGCTTGTAAGGCTCGAGTAAGGGCGTCGTTATAACCAACCTGATACTTTTGCGGATTCGTGTTGGCAATGGGACGGTAATTGCGCTCAAAGAGGTTTGTGCCACTCTGCTGCAATCCTTCCATAATTTCAGCCGCGTGATCGCGCCAGCCTCTGGCTTGCGAAACGACTGACTCAAACGCGCCAGAGCCGATAGTAAAGCGCGAAAGGAGTTCAAGTGTCTGTTCTGTTTTCTGGTTGAGCGAGCGCGAATGTGCGTCAGCCTGAATCATCTCTTGATTGATGGTCGTGCCAAGTTCGTAAATTTCACTCACGCTACTATGTACCTGACCATTTGTGATGGAAAGCTCTTCAATCGCCGAACTGATTTCGAGCAGCTGCCCGTTCGTCCGCTCAAAATCCTGCACCATCCGCTCAAATTGCGAGAAGGTTCGTTCAACAATAGTACGGGTTTCGGCACTATGGTCGCGGATCTTTTCGGTTCCAGTGCGCGTATCGTCCACCAACCCTGTCATCGCTTGCACGTTACCGGCAATCAACTCAGTCGCTTCGCGTACTTTTTCTGCGAGTTTGCGTACTTCGTCAGCAACAACCGCAAAACCGCGTCCAGCTTCGCCTGCCCGTGCTGCTTCAATCGCAGCGTTCAGTGCTAAGAGATTTGTTTGATCAGAGAAATCCTGAATCATTTGCAGAATGTTACGAATAGCGCGCGAGTTTTCGCTCAGTTCACTCACCGTTCCATGAAAGTGTTCAACCAGCGAACTGATTGAATGAATCATGCGAGTGACGTTTTCCAGTTCGCGCCCAGAAAGACGAGCTTCCTCGAGGTTTTGCGTATTTAATGACGATATAGACGTCGTGTGTTGCGCAATGTTTTGAATGGCTGATGTAGCCTCCGCACTCGATTGAAAAATAGTTTCGGAAAGGGATGATTGGCGAATCGTCGCCGTTTTCGTGTCGTTCATCACTTTACCGAGTTGCGTTGCGCCAACGGCTATCTCCATGTTTTTGTGGCGGATGTCTCCAACCAGCGTGCGAAGGTTGTCTAGGAAGTCGTTAAAGGCAATGGAAAGATTCCGATTTTCGTCATAGCTGAAAGACGGAAGTTCCTGCGATAAATCACCTGACGAACCCTGCATGTTGTCGAGGGTTTGTACCATCGAGCGAACCGGGATCAAAATAAGGTAACGCAAGAAGAGAATAACCCCAATTCCGGCTGACAGTACGATAACCTGAAAGGCGACAATCATGGCAAAAGACTGCCATATTTCCTGTTGAATAATAGACGTTGCCAAAGCGCTGACATTGAGTGTGGTAACCGTTTGGGCAAGCTGATGGTTAAAGAAGAAGAGTAATGCGACCGAGCAGAATTGCAGCATGATCAAAAACAACACATTGCCGATAATTTTGCGGGTGATTGTGTTGAAAAATCGTTGTTCCAAAAAGACATAGATGGAATGGATGAGGCTAATAAGGCACCTCCTGACGCTGAACTTTACATCACAGGTGTATATTCTCAGGTTTTACACCAGAGTGGTAGAATTTTTTTACATTTTCTACCACTCGGTGTAACTACCACCTGTTAATCGAACACGAGTGAAGGCAATCCGGTAATGATTTGTGGGAATATCATGACCAGTATCAGCGCTAAAAGTTGCAACATGACAAACGGGACAACCCCTTTGTAAATATGGCCAAGTGACATTGATGGCGGCGTAACACCGCGCAAATAGAAGATCGAATACCCAAACNGTGGGGTCAGGAATGACATTTGCAGGTTAATGCACACCAAGAGAGCAAACCAGAGCGGATCAAATCCGAGTTCGTATACGGCGATTGGGGTGAAAATCGGCACGCACAGAAGCAGAATCCCCAGCCAGTCGACAAACATCCCCAAAACAAAGATGATGAACATCATGACGGCCAGAATCACCCAACGATTATCGCTGATAGCATAGAGCATGCTGGTGAAGACTTCGCCACCACCTAAGCCCATAAAAATCGAGGTAAAGAAATTAGCGCCGACAAAAATCAGCATGACCATACAAGTGATTTTCATCGTGGCATAGCCTGCATCGCGAATCAGGCTCATATCAAGGCGTTTGTTGGCGGCAGCCAGAATAAGTGCGCCAAGACAACCAAGTCCAGCGGCTTCAGTCGGTGTCGCAACACCAGCACCAATACTCCCCAAAACGGCAAGAATCAGAAAGAAGGTCGGCAGCATAGACTTCGCGGTCATGGTAATCTTTTGACCAAGGGTATGCGTCCGCTCTTCTTTAGGTAGGGGTGGGCCGGCATTTGGCTTGAAATGACAGTATACAAGAACATAGACTAAGTATAGTCCGGCGAGTAGTAGACCAGGAACAATAGCGGCAATAAACAACTGACCAACGGAAATACCGACGAGCCCACCATAGATGACCAGCATGATAGAAGGTGGAATCAAGATTCCCAGCGTTCCGCCAGCGGTGACAACGCCCGCAATGAGTGGTTTATCGTATCCTTTGCTGAGCATTGATGGAATCGCCATGAGTCCCATTGCCACAACTGAAGCGCCGACAATACCCGTGGTAGCAGCGAAAAGTGTTGCTACGATAATTGTTGCCACGGCTAACCCGCCACGTATCGGTCCCATAACAACATACATGGCATCGTAGAGCTTTTCCGCCACCCCCGATTTATCCAAAAACTGAGCCATCAGGACAAAGAGTGGAACGGCAACCAACACATAGTTCGTCATCAGCCCATAGGTTTTGCTGGCAAGGATATAATAGACCCCATCGCCATATCCAAGAATACCAAAAATAAGCCCAAGGCCACCGAGTGTTATCCCAAGTGGATGCCCCATAAATACCGCAACCAAGAGGGATAAAAACATTAAAACGGAAAGTGTATCCGGACTCATCCTATTTCCTCCCCTTTGAGCTTCAATACATTACGCAGAAACTCAGCAATTCCCTGTATGAAAAGCAGCAAAAAGGAAATCGGCATCAATGTTTTGAACCAATACACAGGAAAACTCCATGGTGACTGACTCAATTCGTAAATATTCCACGCCTGAAGCGCATACTTTGTCGTGATCCACATGCCAATGCAGACAAAAGGAAAAAAGAAAACAAGATACCCAACAATACCAAAAGCCCCTTGCAGTCGGGGACGAAATTTCTGAGTGAAAATATCAATAGCAACGTGCATTCGATGCTTGAGCGTATACCCAAAACCTAGCAGAAAAAATGCTGCCATAAGAATATAGCTTGCATCAAAACCCCAGACGGTAGGCCTACCAAAAATCTTTCTGGCGACGACCTCATAGAGTACGACTACCAGTAAGAAATAGGCAAAGGAGCTGAGGATTCTTCCGGTCAGATCGCTGAATCGGTCAATCAGGTGAATTAAGGTTCGCATAGCAAGCTCCAGTAGAAAAAGAAAGGAGGGGCAAAATCACCCCTCCTTTCAGATAGAAGGAATCAATATAAAAAAAGAAGGCTGTATGGGTAAATGTTACAAGAGATTACTCGGTGTGTGTGCCCTTCATGTAGTCTTCATAAGGATACGCAGATACGCCGCTACGGATTTCTTTCCATACGCTGTACTCTTTTGTAAAGGCATCTTGTGAAGCCATAACTTTATCAAGGAAGGGGTGCTTCGCGCGCAGGCCATCCATGTATTCTTTGGTGGTCTTGCGAAGTGCCATGAGCGATTCTGAGTCAAGTTTATTAAAGCTTACGCCAGCTTGCTTGTACTTTGCAATAGTCTCAGCGTTGCCTTTTTCAGAACGAGCCAGATCCCACAGTTGTGTTTCATATGAAGCAACTTTGAGTGCGGCTTGTAAGTGGGCAGGAAGTGCATCCCATGCTTTTTTGTTTACAGTGAACATGTTCTGAACGGCAGGTTGGTGCCAGCCAGGAACCATGACGTTTTTCGCAATTTCTTGGAAGCCCATGGGGAAAGTAACGAATGGTGTACTGAATTCAGCACCATCAAGAATGCCACGCTCGAAAGCAAGGTAGATCTCGCCACCGGGAAGTGGAGTTACCGCAGCGCCAGCATTTTTCAGGATGTCGCCACCCCAGCCAACAGTCCGTACTGTTTTGCCTTTCAAGTCTGCAATTCCACTGAGTGGTTTCGCAGTGAAGAATCCCATCTCTTGTCCAGAGTTTCCGCCTAAGAGAGGCACGGTGTTAAAACGGCCATACAGCTCGTTTGCAAGCTCAAGTCCGCCGCCAGAAATCAACCACGTAGTATATTCAACATTGTTGAGACCGAAAGGAACGGATGCGAAAGCAACAAATGCTTCATCTTTCCCTTTCCAGTAGCCCGGCCAGTCGTGACCCATCTGCACAACGCCATTTTGCACGGCGTCGAGGAGTTCAAATGCAGGAACGATCGCTTCTGCTGGGAACACCCGAATTTCAAGTTGGCCATTCGTAATCGTTTTCACTGTTTCAGCGAAATGAATAGCTGTGTCTTGCCATGGAAGACTGGTTGACCATGTTGTTGCCATTCTCCAACGAACCTTCTTGTCGTTCGCCACAGCACCGGTCGCCAGGAGCGTTACTGCGCAGAGTGCTAGCAGCAACAGTGCCAGCGGTTTCATACGTTTCATCATAAAACACCTCTCGTTCTTTTTCGGTCACCAGAATTGGTAATACCACGATTCATGGTCAGACTGTATGGAATGATAAAGTACCTGTCAAGAACTTTCTGAATATAAAAATGTGTTTGTTTTTAATTCACAATTGAAGAATATTTAATTCATGGCAAATAGAAATTGAAAGAAACTACGCTTAATATGTTTTAATAATTATAGTTAACATCCATTGTTTGGCAGCAGGTCAAATAGAACTTGAATGCAAAACTGAGTATTGACGGCTTGCTAAATAGAACCGGTTACAAAAAATAATAGTTGACGATTGTGCCATAAAATACTATTGGTCTTACCAAATCAAATGCCATGCCGAAAAAAGGAGAAATGACATGCTTCCAGTGGCGTATAAAAAATATTACGATGAACTGACAACCTTCATAGACCGCAATCGCTTGATTACCGACCCACTTCGCGTACTGGCATATGGTACTGACGCAAGCTTTTACCGATTAGTCCCGAAAATTGTCATCAAGACTGAGAACGAGCAGGAAGTAGCGCGGATTTTACAACTCGCAAGCTCGCACCGCTTGCCAGTAACCTTTCGTGCCGCAGGCACCAGTCTTTCCGGGCAGGCCATTAGCGATTCAATTCTTGTACTGGCAGGCGAAACATGGAATCGCCGGACTGTCGAAGAAAATGGAACGAAAATCAGGCTTCAACCTGGGGTAATCGGCTTTCAGGCAAATTTAGCATTGGCACCGTATGGTAAAAAAATCGGCCCTGATCCCGCTTCAATTAATGCAGCCATGATCGGCGGCATTGCTGCGAATAACGCGAGTGGTATGTGTTGCGGCACGTCAGAAAATAGCTATAAAACGATAGCTGGAATGCGGATACTCTTGTGGGATGGGTCAATTCTCGACACCCGCGATCCCGCCAGCAAACAGCACTTTCGCGAGACGCACCGTGAATTTCTAGATCAAGTACAGGAGTTCGGGCGCGCGACGCGTGACAACCACGCATTAGCTGACCGAATTCGCCATAAATTTAAAATGAAAAACACGACTGGCTATAGCTTGAATGCTCTCGTCGATTACGAGGATCCCTTTGATATTATTGAACACCTTATGATCGGTTCGGAAGGGACACTCGGCTTTATTTCAGAACTCACCTACCATACCGTAGTCGAACATCCGTGCAAGGCAAGTTCGCTGATGATTTTCCCTGACATGGAAACGGCCTGCCATGCAGTAGTTGCACTCAAAACTTCCCCAGTGGCTGCGGTAGAACTTATGGATAGAGCCGGACTCCGCAGCGTAGAAAATAAATCTGGCATGCCGGAGTGGCTCAAAGGACTCTCGACTACCGCTACTGCATTATTGGTAGAAACTCGTGCTGAATCACCAGAAATACTTCAAAAACAAATACAAGCGATAGTGGAAGCACTCTCATCTCTGGCAACGGAACGACCAATAGAATTTACCGATATTCCCGCTGAATATTCCCTTCTCTGGAATATACGCAAAGGACTCTTTCCGGCTGTCGGTGCAATCCGTAAAATGGGTACAACGGTTATTATTGAGGACGTTGCATTTCCGATACCCGTGCTGGCACCAGCTACCTTAGAACTGCAATCGCTCCTCAGTAAATACGGCTATCATGAAGCGATTATCTTTGGTCATGCGTTGGAAGGGAACCTCCATTTTGTGTTTACACAAGATTTCGGAATCGAAAGTGAAGTGGAACGCTACCGCATGTTTATGGACGAAGTGTGCCATATGGTTGTGAAAAAGTATGATGGCGCACTCAAAGCGGAACACGGCACTGGGCGCAACATGGCACCATTCGTTGAACTGGAATGGGGAAGCGAGGCATTCGAATTGATGCGTTCGTTGAAAAAACTTTTCGACCCTCACAATCTACTCAACCCCGGCGTTATTCTGAATGACAATAAACTGGCACACATCACCAACCTCAAACCACTGCCACAGACCGATCCGCTTGTCGATAAATGCATTGAATGCGGTTTTTGTGAACCACTCTGCC encodes:
- a CDS encoding methyl-accepting chemotaxis protein, with the protein product MLQFCSVALLFFFNHQLAQTVTTLNVSALATSIIQQEIWQSFAMIVAFQVIVLSAGIGVILFLRYLILIPVRSMVQTLDNMQGSSGDLSQELPSFSYDENRNLSIAFNDFLDNLRTLVGDIRHKNMEIAVGATQLGKVMNDTKTATIRQSSLSETIFQSSAEATSAIQNIAQHTTSISSLNTQNLEEARLSGRELENVTRMIHSISSLVEHFHGTVSELSENSRAIRNILQMIQDFSDQTNLLALNAAIEAARAGEAGRGFAVVADEVRKLAEKVREATELIAGNVQAMTGLVDDTRTGTEKIRDHSAETRTIVERTFSQFERMVQDFERTNGQLLEISSAIEELSITNGQVHSSVSEIYELGTTINQEMIQADAHSRSLNQKTEQTLELLSRFTIGSGAFESVVSQARGWRDHAAEIMEGLQQSGTNLFERNYRPIANTNPQKYQVGYNDALTRALQARCDEWKASIPGVLYALVVDVNGYLPIHHSEFSRPMGQNPDENLRYSRHQRIYNANETEKRRAANTAPFLLQSYVRDTGEILNDLALPIFLDHKHWGNLIIGFPPELLLDASNVPKLLTR
- a CDS encoding FAD-binding and (Fe-S)-binding domain-containing protein; the protein is MLPVAYKKYYDELTTFIDRNRLITDPLRVLAYGTDASFYRLVPKIVIKTENEQEVARILQLASSHRLPVTFRAAGTSLSGQAISDSILVLAGETWNRRTVEENGTKIRLQPGVIGFQANLALAPYGKKIGPDPASINAAMIGGIAANNASGMCCGTSENSYKTIAGMRILLWDGSILDTRDPASKQHFRETHREFLDQVQEFGRATRDNHALADRIRHKFKMKNTTGYSLNALVDYEDPFDIIEHLMIGSEGTLGFISELTYHTVVEHPCKASSLMIFPDMETACHAVVALKTSPVAAVELMDRAGLRSVENKSGMPEWLKGLSTTATALLVETRAESPEILQKQIQAIVEALSSLATERPIEFTDIPAEYSLLWNIRKGLFPAVGAIRKMGTTVIIEDVAFPIPVLAPATLELQSLLSKYGYHEAIIFGHALEGNLHFVFTQDFGIESEVERYRMFMDEVCHMVVKKYDGALKAEHGTGRNMAPFVELEWGSEAFELMRSLKKLFDPHNLLNPGVILNDNKLAHITNLKPLPQTDPLVDKCIECGFCEPLCPSRNLTLTPRQRITSRRAISHLRITRSDTERLQAMEASYVYEGEQTCAADGLCALACPVEINTGDLTKELRRRSVSQQKRLQKTADWCAHNLSGILTGARFALKGANMLHTIIGTRAMSALTKGARSLSGNAIPLWNPYMPIGVAGPEPIRASSMSRPKVVYFPSCIAQSMGAAKGDPEQESLHVVTLRLLQKGGYDVIYPKNMSNLCCGTPWESKGFMDQANTKSTELEKALLEASNYGEYPVLCDTSPCIYRMRRVMEPRLKLYEPVEFVHDFLLDKISLQPVAETVAIHPTCSAKKMGIDGKMKTLAQRCAAKVIVPENVGCCGFAGDRGFNYPELNTAALENLKEALPSECQVGYSNSRTCEIGLSLHSGRYYKSILYLVDRCSV
- a CDS encoding TRAP transporter large permease — its product is MSPDTLSVLMFLSLLVAVFMGHPLGITLGGLGLIFGILGYGDGVYYILASKTYGLMTNYVLVAVPLFVLMAQFLDKSGVAEKLYDAMYVVMGPIRGGLAVATIIVATLFAATTGIVGASVVAMGLMAIPSMLSKGYDKPLIAGVVTAGGTLGILIPPSIMLVIYGGLVGISVGQLFIAAIVPGLLLAGLYLVYVLVYCHFKPNAGPPLPKEERTHTLGQKITMTAKSMLPTFFLILAVLGSIGAGVATPTEAAGLGCLGALILAAANKRLDMSLIRDAGYATMKITCMVMLIFVGANFFTSIFMGLGGGEVFTSMLYAISDNRWVILAVMMFIIFVLGMFVDWLGILLLCVPIFTPIAVYELGFDPLWFALLVCINLQMSFLTPXFGYSIFYLRGVTPPSMSLGHIYKGVVPFVMLQLLALILVMIFPQIITGLPSLVFD
- a CDS encoding TRAP transporter small permease subunit; translation: MRTLIHLIDRFSDLTGRILSSFAYFLLVVVLYEVVARKIFGRPTVWGFDASYILMAAFFLLGFGYTLKHRMHVAIDIFTQKFRPRLQGAFGIVGYLVFFFPFVCIGMWITTKYALQAWNIYELSQSPWSFPVYWFKTLMPISFLLLFIQGIAEFLRNVLKLKGEEIG
- a CDS encoding TRAP transporter substrate-binding protein, with translation MMKRMKPLALLLLALCAVTLLATGAVANDKKVRWRMATTWSTSLPWQDTAIHFAETVKTITNGQLEIRVFPAEAIVPAFELLDAVQNGVVQMGHDWPGYWKGKDEAFVAFASVPFGLNNVEYTTWLISGGGLELANELYGRFNTVPLLGGNSGQEMGFFTAKPLSGIADLKGKTVRTVGWGGDILKNAGAAVTPLPGGEIYLAFERGILDGAEFSTPFVTFPMGFQEIAKNVMVPGWHQPAVQNMFTVNKKAWDALPAHLQAALKVASYETQLWDLARSEKGNAETIAKYKQAGVSFNKLDSESLMALRKTTKEYMDGLRAKHPFLDKVMASQDAFTKEYSVWKEIRSGVSAYPYEDYMKGTHTE